A window of Fusarium musae strain F31 chromosome 1, whole genome shotgun sequence genomic DNA:
GTCcacgccgccgccgccaacttcttcgacatcttACAAATCCAAGGAAAATATCAAAACCAACCTCGTAAGCTCATCTACATAAGTATTCACCCACAACATACTGACGTCGTATAGCTTTTCCCTGGATAGCCGGCGCCGAATTCGCAGGTACTGTCATCGCCACACCCAAGAGCTCCAACCCCAAGTTTCCCGTTGGATCGCGAGTCTTTGGCGCATCCCAGGGCGCTTTTGCGACAAAGATCAAGGCGAAAGAAGAGACACTCCTGCCTGTCCCCGATGGTTGGTCGTTCAAGGAGGCGGCTGGTCTGTTTGTTACTGCGCCTACAAGTTATGGCGCTTTGGTTGTGAGAGCGGGCGTCAAGAAGGGCGATTACGTGCTTGTCCATGCTGcagctggtggtgttggtcttGCAGCCGTTCAAGGTATGAGATTCTCAGAAGTGGTGATGAGAATAAGAACTGACATGAAATAGTGGCCAAGGCTTTTGGCGCGACTGTTATCGCGACAGCCTCTACACAGCACAAACTCGACATTGCAAAGTCTTATGGCGCCGACCATGTCATCTCTTACAACGATGCTACATGGCCCGCTAAGGTCAAGGCTTTGACTCCCAAGTCCCGTGGAGTCGACATCGTCTACGACCCCGTCGGTCTAATCGACCTTTCTACAAAGTGCACAGCCTGGAACGGTCGAATTCTTGTTATCGGCTTCGCAGCTGGCAAGATCGAAAAGGTTGCCATGAACAAGGTtctcctcaagaacatcTCTATCGTTGGACTTCACTGGGGTGCTTATTCTATTCACGAGAGGGAGACGATACCCAAGGTGTGGAATGGCATCATGGATCTTGTTAAGCAGGGTAAGCTCAGGGGTACTGAGTATACCGATGAGGAGTttgttggtcttgagagGACTGGGGCCGCGCTGAAGGCTCTTGGTGGCCGGGGGACTTGGGGTAAGGTCGTTATTAAGATACCTGAGGAGGGACAGAGCAAGCTATAGATGGCGGCTGTATGCGATATGTGACCGAAGAGATAGGTTCATGTTACTGAAAATTCAACTGGCTGAGTTAACAACCATTGAGAGAGGACTTCGTAGTAATCTTCAGCCATTTGTATGAACTCGTTAACAATGGTCTAATCTTACTTAATGCAAAGCAATCCCTGGTGTATCATTTCCCATTTCATCATCGTAATCCTCTGCTACTCTAATCCCATGTCCAATGATATTATCttactgctgctgctgctgttgttgttgctgaacaCCAGAAGCCATCTGCTGGAACTTGTCTAGCACCTCTTTATCTACATTGACAGCCCACTGCTCCTGGAAGGCCTGCTCACCTCCGACCCTGTTCACCAAGTCCTGCAGGCGCATCTTGACAAAATCGAAGGCGTGAACGGTATGGATGGGATCTTTGGCTTCCATGTTGCGTTCCGCAATGATCTTGGGGGTATCATATTCGGTGGTCTCCAGAGGACCCCATATCAGGGTATCGGTCCCGTTGGCCACACCATCTTGGAGATCGGAAATCACATTGATCCACATATCGAAGTAGTCCTGGAGTTTGCTCAACACGAGTTCTTGAACAGGTGATGGCAATTCCAGAAGTCTTGTCAAACCAAGAAGATAGAGTTTCTGCCGCTCAATGTGGTCCATACTTGACATATGCGAGAACCACTCAGATGAGAGCCAGGCCCAGACTTGATCAAGCGAACCCATATTGGTCAGCATCTGGCTGAAGAGTGTGGGTTCAGCGAGAGCCAGTCGTCCTAGAATGGCAAAGTAATCTGTCTCAGTGATAGTACTGAGTTTGCTGACCTTTCGGTTAGGACCTGTGGTCTGATGTGATTCCCAAGCGTCATGTAGGTTTCCGAGGATTTTGTTCATAAAACCGATTTCAACCATATCCTGTAAGATAACTGAAACGCCCGTCGAACCGCCAAGCTCTACAGCGGCCCTGATGAAATTCTCAATGCAACTCGTACCCATTCGAACCTGTTCTCGGCTCTTTGAATCTAAGATATTAGACAAGGCGCTCAATGTCGGGCGACGCAGGCGGTCTTCTAGCATAGAAGCGGGAGCAAGAAGGATATAAGACTCCACAGCTGTTAGAGCCAGTGAGGCCGTCTCACTATCATATTCAAGTAGTGGCAGAACAAGTTCTGCAATGTTTACCAACTCAGGAGCCAGGGGAGCATAGCTCTGCATGAGAATATTATTCCACAATTCCAAAGACTCATCAATTAAGTGGAGGTGTAGGTCTGATCCTCGGCGGGCTGCTTCAGAGAGGAGTGGCAGCATGAAATGCTGATATCGTTGTGAATCGGGGCCCATGCTCATAACGAGGGCTGCAAAGATCGATGTGACTGCTTGTTTGATCATGTACTCTTCAGCACCCGAGTTCTCCCAAACTGTAGGAAGAGCTGACATGAGCTGGTCTCCAAACTGTGATACTTGCTCTTCCATTCGTGTAACCAGGATTCTAATCGACTCAAGGATAGCGAGCTTAgtctcatcgacatcaacacTTTGAacaaggttgatgagctgtGACAAAACATCAGAAGTGTATGGCAGGAAAGCATCGACGTTGAAGTCAAGCTCATCTGCAATCCATCGTAGTTGTCGGGCAGCTGTAATTCTGACAACCACATCATTGGTCTCGTCCTCAGGGTTGAGGAAATGCCGGTAAATTTGGTAGACAATTGGCCTGCTTGAGTCATCGAGCTTGATAGGAGCCCACTGACTCACAAGGATGGCGATTCGTCGTCGCAGGACCTTGCAGAGTCCGCCTTGTAGACGTGCATCATTGACAATTGTTGAAGCCAAAACGGCATCAAAGTCAAACACATGGTGAACATGAGCAGCGGCGAGGCCCATTGCAGTATACACTGCCTCTTTGGTAGCAATATCGGCCTGGGGATCTTGTGCTGTCTGGAAATAAGACAATAGCGGAGGGACTAGCAAGTCCTTATAGTTTGTGAGAAGGTCGAGGAACAGTTTTTCAGCACATGGCCTTACTTCCCACTCATAAGCATTTCCTTCGCTCTGTTCCTGTTGCTCCCACTCCTCCGGATCTTCTTCCCAGCCTTCAAGATCCGACTTACGGAAGACAAAGAGatgggtgatgatggagttaACAATTTGAATGACGAGATCGGGTTTCAAAAGTTCCGATTTGATCAGGTTCTTAGCCTTTTCTTGCTCGGCCTTTGTTTCTGGGCTTCGCCATCTAAAAGTCTGGACATGCTGGAACCCTATTCGGACGCATGacctgagaaggagaagtcCTTTGAGCGCCAGTCTTTCTAGTACAGGGCCCTCGACCTTGGACTTTGCAGATCCGGTTTCTGATGGGCCTTGTCTGATACCGCCAGACTTGTCGAATACCTCCGCAAACTTCGCAACCAGCTCCCAGTATGATTGCACCAAGGGGATGGAGTTGGGAAGAAACACAAAGCTGGCAGCGTGTTGCTCTGCCATGTCAATGTGCAGCTTGGTAAATTGGAGCAAGTGTTTGCCAACAACTTCTTGATAATTTGGTGGGACTGCCGAGTCGTGGCTaacaaggttgaggagctgcCCGAACTGGTTCTGTGACAAAGTCCAGAATTGCTCAACGGTGTTGTCACTGTGGGGGCGCTCGTAGCCCATTATAACGAGTCGACGAAGGACTCGAAGAGCAAGTAAACTGTTGAGCATAGCCAGGTTGACTTCCTCCTGACCTCCCGGCCCACCAGTAAGGAAGCCCATCCATGCCTGGGACTTTTCTGAGTAGACTTCGCTTAGAACGTGAACAATCTCAGGGGTGACTGATTGCAGAGCGGTCTGGTTCTTTCGCATTCGTGCGGTTCCCAATTCCTTTACCACTCGTAGTAGAATCTCAAGGATGCCGTGAAGATGTCTCTGGTTGCCATTTCGCGATGAACGGAGTAGTTCAATGATATTGCCCATAGCATCTGGCCATTCACCAGGATAATCGATTCTAACGATCTTCGCGACCACCAGAGCATTGTGTAGAGCAAGGTTGGTGTGCTCTTCCTCGATAGAACCTTGGAATAGTCGCGAGCGtatcaagctcttctcctctggTTTTATACTGTTCTTGACCTGGTTATACAACCTCCAATAGCGGTCAATACCGTTCTTGAGCTGAATAATGGCGAGAAATCGAACTTCGTAGGCGAGGGACTTGTCGAGGTAGACAGCCTGCGAGATTGTTAGTGCCCTGAAAAGAGTCTCGATCTCGGCCATAGGCTCACCTGCAACGAAGAATAGTAACCTGGTTGGAGCTCCCATGATGTTAGTTGTTGCCCTGCCGTCTGACGCTGCGCATAATCGGTTGAGGTGGCTGACTGCAGTGTCTGGTAAAGCGACTGCAAAGACAGCGGATTCGCATCGCCTGGGACTTCGATAGCGAAGCTCATGGTGAGAGCCAGTAGCGGCTTATGTCCGTAGGAGCCGCAGGACTAGTTAGGACTGAAGGAGCTTAGATATGGTAACAGAGTATTAAGAGGGCGAGGGCCTCGTTGTGTAAGTGCGAAGAAAAATTACGGTATGAAGAAGAGTCGTGAATTTTGGCTAGTTGAGATCCAATGCTCACGCAGTTGCTCTGTTTGTATGGATGGCGGGGTTCCATTAGGTTGTTAGCGTTGGGGAGGGGTCACAAAGACCCAAAGACCCATGCCACAATGTCCATAA
This region includes:
- a CDS encoding hypothetical protein (EggNog:ENOG41), which translates into the protein MRGIQITEYLKGPEQLQVSDLPDPKPTDNEYLIQVHAAAANFFDILQIQGKYQNQPPFPWIAGAEFAGTVIATPKSSNPKFPVGSRVFGASQGAFATKIKAKEETLLPVPDGWSFKEAAGLFVTAPTSYGALVVRAGVKKGDYVLVHAAAGGVGLAAVQVAKAFGATVIATASTQHKLDIAKSYGADHVISYNDATWPAKVKALTPKSRGVDIVYDPVGLIDLSTKCTAWNGRILVIGFAAGKIEKVAMNKVLLKNISIVGLHWGAYSIHERETIPKVWNGIMDLVKQGKLRGTEYTDEEFVGLERTGAALKALGGRGTWGKVVIKIPEEGQSKL
- a CDS encoding hypothetical protein (EggNog:ENOG41~BUSCO:EOG09260DUW), with the protein product MSFAIEVPGDANPLSLQSLYQTLQSATSTDYAQRQTAGQQLTSWELQPGYYSSLQAVYLDKSLAYEVRFLAIIQLKNGIDRYWRLYNQVKNSIKPEEKSLIRSRLFQGSIEEEHTNLALHNALVVAKIVRIDYPGEWPDAMGNIIELLRSSRNGNQRHLHGILEILLRVVKELGTARMRKNQTALQSVTPEIVHVLSEVYSEKSQAWMGFLTGGPGGQEEVNLAMLNSLLALRVLRRLVIMGYERPHSDNTVEQFWTLSQNQFGQLLNLVSHDSAVPPNYQEVVGKHLLQFTKLHIDMAEQHAASFVFLPNSIPLVQSYWELVAKFAEVFDKSGGIRQGPSETGSAKSKVEGPVLERLALKGLLLLRSCVRIGFQHVQTFRWRSPETKAEQEKAKNLIKSELLKPDLVIQIVNSIITHLFVFRKSDLEGWEEDPEEWEQQEQSEGNAYEWEVRPCAEKLFLDLLTNYKDLLVPPLLSYFQTAQDPQADIATKEAVYTAMGLAAAHVHHVFDFDAVLASTIVNDARLQGGLCKVLRRRIAILVSQWAPIKLDDSSRPIVYQIYRHFLNPEDETNDVVVRITAARQLRWIADELDFNVDAFLPYTSDVLSQLINLVQSVDVDETKLAILESIRILVTRMEEQVSQFGDQLMSALPTVWENSGAEEYMIKQAVTSIFAALVMSMGPDSQRYQHFMLPLLSEAARRGSDLHLHLIDESLELWNNILMQSYAPLAPELVNIAELVLPLLEYDSETASLALTAVESYILLAPASMLEDRLRRPTLSALSNILDSKSREQVRMGTSCIENFIRAAVELGGSTGVSVILQDMVEIGFMNKILGNLHDAWESHQTTGPNRKVSKLSTITETDYFAILGRLALAEPTLFSQMLTNMGSLDQVWAWLSSEWFSHMSSMDHIERQKLYLLGLTRLLELPSPVQELVLSKLQDYFDMWINVISDLQDGVANGTDTLIWGPLETTEYDTPKIIAERNMEAKDPIHTVHAFDFVKMRLQDLVNRVGGEQAFQEQWAVNVDKEVLDKFQQMASGVQQQQQQQQQ